From a single Kitasatospora sp. NBC_00458 genomic region:
- a CDS encoding (2Fe-2S)-binding protein produces the protein MTVSSTRPGPAPHATTAEAAPAPPPSRPVTTAPADAPGTSPPRTPAAAPGIAPGAAPGAAAYRRLGELMPALRVHCAPPRTGRGWIAGADLLDRPEALRDLISHDVRQGLARYGQPLRPDVAAGFGLHRFVWPVALLFTLPWFLERRVPLLTPADVSIRRRTGELTVRPGPFVCLPDDPAATLAAALAAAPWTPGGPAPVAAPAGAGHRTGVRTVPDEVALAGELRSALADFLTPVLAAFRPEVRRGPRTLWAMATDAVVEGLWHAAGLLDEEERARAELSALLAPGLNDACPAPDRAPFAPGAGFTAPASGSPVHSDRCRASCCLVYTVRAEEMCAGCPRVTRG, from the coding sequence ATGACCGTGAGCAGCACCCGGCCCGGCCCCGCGCCGCACGCCACCACCGCCGAAGCGGCTCCCGCCCCGCCACCGTCACGACCCGTCACCACCGCCCCGGCGGACGCGCCGGGGACCTCCCCGCCCCGGACCCCGGCGGCCGCGCCCGGAATCGCACCGGGCGCCGCACCGGGCGCCGCCGCCTACCGGCGGCTCGGCGAACTCATGCCGGCCCTCCGGGTGCACTGCGCCCCGCCGCGCACCGGCCGGGGCTGGATCGCCGGAGCCGACCTGCTGGACCGCCCGGAGGCCCTGCGCGACCTGATCTCCCACGACGTCCGGCAGGGCCTGGCGCGCTACGGGCAGCCGCTGCGCCCGGACGTGGCGGCCGGGTTCGGCCTGCACCGGTTCGTCTGGCCGGTCGCCCTGCTGTTCACCCTGCCGTGGTTCCTGGAGCGCCGGGTGCCGCTGCTCACCCCCGCCGACGTCTCGATCCGGCGCCGCACCGGCGAGCTGACGGTCCGTCCCGGCCCGTTCGTCTGCCTGCCGGACGACCCGGCGGCCACCCTCGCGGCCGCCCTCGCGGCCGCCCCGTGGACCCCGGGCGGACCCGCCCCGGTGGCCGCGCCCGCGGGTGCCGGGCACCGGACCGGCGTCCGCACGGTGCCCGACGAGGTGGCGCTGGCCGGCGAACTGCGCTCCGCCCTGGCCGACTTCCTGACCCCGGTGCTGGCGGCCTTCCGGCCGGAGGTGCGACGCGGTCCCCGCACGCTCTGGGCGATGGCGACGGACGCCGTGGTCGAGGGCCTCTGGCACGCCGCCGGGCTGCTCGACGAGGAGGAACGCGCCCGTGCGGAGCTGTCCGCGCTGCTCGCGCCGGGGTTGAACGACGCCTGCCCGGCGCCGGATCGCGCGCCCTTCGCGCCGGGCGCCGGATTCACCGCCCCCGCGTCCGGCTCCCCGGTTCACTCCGACCGGTGCCGGGCCAGTTGCTGCCTCGTGTACACCGTCCGGGCCGAGGAGATGTGTGCGGGCTGCCCCCGCGTCACGCGAGGTTGA